The following are encoded in a window of Deltaproteobacteria bacterium genomic DNA:
- the rpsJ gene encoding 30S ribosomal protein S10 — translation MDAQRIRIKLKAFDHRLIDKSALDIVNKAKETGAKSYGPIPLPTKIERFTVNRSPHIDKKSREQFEIRTHKRLIDILEPNPSTLDALMKLDLPAGVEVEIKL, via the coding sequence ATGGATGCGCAGAGAATCAGGATTAAGTTGAAAGCGTTCGATCACCGGTTGATTGACAAGTCGGCTCTCGATATCGTGAACAAGGCCAAGGAGACAGGTGCTAAATCGTATGGACCGATCCCGTTGCCGACCAAGATAGAGCGATTCACGGTGAACCGGTCGCCACACATCGATAAAAAATCCCGGGAGCAGTTTGAGATTCGGACGCACAAGAGGCTGATCGATATCCTCGAGCCGAATCCATCTACTCTCGACGCACTTATGAAGCTCGATCTTCCTGCAGGCGTAGAAGTTGAGATAAAACTTTAA